One window of Thermoplasmatales archaeon genomic DNA carries:
- a CDS encoding DUF488 family protein, with the protein MIRVERIYSASGDEKGMRILVERLWPRGFTKEKANLGMWMKNVAPTDALRKWFNHEPAKWEGFKRKYYEELDKNPDTEKLVEICKKNDVIFLFSSKEEKMNNAVALKEYIDHKIKK; encoded by the coding sequence GTGATCAGGGTAGAAAGAATATACTCGGCTTCAGGCGACGAAAAGGGCATGAGGATTCTTGTAGAGCGTCTCTGGCCGAGGGGATTTACAAAGGAGAAGGCGAACCTTGGAATGTGGATGAAAAACGTCGCACCCACAGATGCACTGAGAAAGTGGTTTAACCATGAACCGGCAAAATGGGAGGGATTCAAGCGAAAATATTACGAAGAGCTTGATAAGAATCCGGACACTGAAAAACTGGTAGAAATCTGCAAGAAAAACGACGTCATATTTTTGTTTTCGTCAAAGGAAGAAAAAATGAATAATGCTGTCGCTCTCAAGGAATATATCGATCACAAGATCAAGAAATAG
- a CDS encoding cysteine hydrolase, giving the protein MKSALIVVDMVNDFVTGKFGSKGAIEVLKKLPKIISNAEGKMEVVFTLDTHISDDPEFKVWGEHCLIGTPASELVPELKGFPGYRIRKRHYDAFFDTDLDGFLRARGVSILFICGVSTDICVQHTVSGAFFRNYEINVIKSLCAAIDPKRHEESLSFMERNYQVRLINDSELLVEVN; this is encoded by the coding sequence ATGAAATCAGCCTTGATAGTTGTGGATATGGTCAACGATTTTGTCACGGGAAAATTTGGTTCTAAGGGTGCGATCGAGGTGTTAAAGAAACTTCCGAAGATCATTAGCAATGCCGAAGGAAAGATGGAGGTTGTCTTCACCCTGGATACGCATATAAGTGATGATCCGGAATTCAAGGTGTGGGGGGAGCACTGTCTTATAGGGACTCCTGCAAGCGAATTGGTACCAGAACTGAAAGGATTTCCCGGGTATCGCATAAGGAAGAGACACTATGATGCATTCTTTGATACCGACCTTGACGGTTTTTTGAGAGCGCGGGGAGTATCAATCCTTTTCATATGCGGTGTAAGCACTGACATATGTGTCCAACACACCGTAAGTGGAGCGTTCTTCAGGAATTACGAGATTAATGTTATAAAGAGTCTCTGCGCTGCCATCGATCCCAAGAGGCATGAGGAATCCCTTTCTTTCATGGAAAGAAACTACCAGGTGAGATTAATAAATGACAGTGAACTGCTTGTGGAAGTGAACTAA
- a CDS encoding nicotinate phosphoribosyltransferase: MSTFNIANDEDILAGKASDVYFERSMKAVSGVKFNDRVTVEFTLSGPLDPWVNFSGLDEVVKLLSGKHLDLYSIPEGTILPPRDYSGVPIPFMRIEGKYPDISVFETAILGFICQSTGISTYSSKIRQVLGDTTFISFGIRRMHPAISPMIDRAAFVGGADGVSGILGAKLIDEEPVGTMPHALSLLLGDDKAWEYTVKNSRDTAKKTVLIDTYGDEKFMAIKAAEMFPELDYIRLDTPSSRRGNFANIVREVRWELDLRGFRNVKIMVSGGLKLENLLELKKAGVASFGIGTSISSAKPYDFAMDIIQINGTPITKKGKFSGKKELYRCKKCLRVEVSTSPIEEKKCECGGEMENLLKKFLSNGKQEKEYESPKEIRARTLRELKNIERLSAAQPIS; this comes from the coding sequence ATGTCTACATTCAATATTGCCAATGATGAGGATATACTTGCTGGTAAGGCATCGGACGTATATTTTGAGAGGAGCATGAAGGCTGTTTCCGGAGTAAAATTCAATGATAGAGTTACCGTTGAATTCACACTATCAGGCCCTCTTGACCCATGGGTCAATTTCTCTGGTCTGGATGAGGTTGTAAAACTGCTGTCCGGGAAACATCTGGATCTTTATAGCATTCCTGAGGGCACCATACTACCCCCCAGGGATTATTCAGGAGTCCCTATTCCATTCATGCGCATTGAGGGCAAATATCCGGATATTTCTGTTTTTGAAACTGCAATCCTAGGCTTCATATGCCAGTCTACAGGTATTTCGACTTACTCCTCTAAAATAAGGCAGGTGCTCGGGGACACAACGTTCATTTCATTCGGTATAAGGAGAATGCATCCGGCGATTTCCCCAATGATAGACCGTGCAGCTTTCGTAGGTGGAGCGGATGGAGTGTCGGGGATTCTGGGAGCCAAACTTATTGACGAGGAACCGGTGGGCACAATGCCACACGCCCTCTCTCTTCTACTCGGAGACGACAAGGCATGGGAGTATACTGTAAAAAATTCCAGAGATACTGCGAAGAAAACGGTTCTCATTGATACGTACGGCGATGAGAAGTTCATGGCCATAAAAGCGGCTGAGATGTTTCCAGAGTTAGACTATATACGACTCGATACGCCCAGCTCAAGAAGAGGTAATTTTGCAAATATAGTGAGAGAGGTGAGGTGGGAGCTCGACTTGCGTGGATTCAGGAATGTAAAGATCATGGTTTCAGGTGGACTGAAGCTTGAGAATTTATTAGAACTAAAAAAAGCGGGTGTTGCTTCATTTGGCATAGGGACATCCATATCTTCTGCGAAACCATATGATTTTGCCATGGATATAATTCAGATAAATGGGACACCGATCACAAAGAAAGGAAAATTTTCAGGAAAGAAAGAGCTATACAGGTGCAAAAAATGTCTCAGAGTCGAGGTATCGACATCTCCAATTGAAGAGAAAAAATGCGAATGTGGTGGAGAAATGGAAAACCTGCTCAAAAAATTCCTGTCCAACGGAAAACAGGAAAAAGAGTACGAATCTCCGAAAGAAATAAGGGCACGTACACTAAGAGAACTTAAAAACATTGAACGATTGTCCGCAGCTCAACCTATTTCTTGA